The stretch of DNA GCAAACCACTGCGAAAGCTCACCTTCACAAAACTTGGACATGGAAAGGGTGGTCGAAACAACTCAGGTCGAGTGGTGGTGCGACATCGTGGTGGTGGTCACAGGAGAAGGATCCGAACTATAGACTACACTCGTGCGGAGCCGGGAAAGCATCTGGTGGAGCGCATCGAGTACGACCCGAACCGATCTGCGCATATCGCTCTGGTGGAGAACGTCAAGACTAAGGTCAAGAGCtacatcatcgccgccgagGGCATGCGAGCTGGCGACGTGGTAGAATCGTTTCGCGCAGGCATTCCAAACGAGCTGTTGGCCAGCATGGGTGGTGTTATGGATCCGGGCATGCTCGCCGCTAAGACTGCATTTCGAGGCAACTGCTTGCCTATGCATATGGTACCCTTGGGAACTCAGGTGTATTGCGTTGGCTCGACACCAGGCAAAGGCGCTGTTTTCTGTCGCAGTGCTGGGACTTATGCTACAGTGATCGCAAAGGAGGAAAGGGGAAAGAAGGTTATCGATGTAACTGTTCGGCTACAAAGTGGCGAGGTGCGGAAAGTCAGCAAAGATGCATGCTGTACTATTGGCGTCGCGAGCAACCCACACCACCAC from Cercospora beticola chromosome 1, complete sequence encodes:
- a CDS encoding mitochondrial 54S ribosomal protein uL2m (BUSCO:EOG09262X31), with protein sequence MLQPRIRSVCSQCHSLLAMTRRTYATAAQQPIQAAASTPEVTSFTPPTASMPRRNKGGFQLKTYKPRTPGVRHLRRPINDHLWKGKPLRKLTFTKLGHGKGGRNNSGRVVVRHRGGGHRRRIRTIDYTRAEPGKHLVERIEYDPNRSAHIALVENVKTKVKSYIIAAEGMRAGDVVESFRAGIPNELLASMGGVMDPGMLAAKTAFRGNCLPMHMVPLGTQVYCVGSTPGKGAVFCRSAGTYATVIAKEERGKKVIDVTVRLQSGEVRKVSKDACCTIGVASNPHHHFRQLGKAGRSRWLNIRPTVRGVAMNAVDHPHGGGRGKSKGNVHPVSIWGTPAKGGYKTRHKRNPNKRVVQERPRNQGKRRSKA